Part of the Phycisphaerales bacterium genome, GAAGAAGCGTCCACTCACGATCATGGTTTCGCCGGCCTCGAAGAGGCCATTGCCGTTGCCGACCTCGCTCACCAGCGTAACGGCGAAGCACCCGCAGAATGCCAGCGACCAATCGGCCCCGCTGCGCTCGAACTGTGGTCCGGTGAACAGGTTGCGGTCGTAGTCGTCGGCCGTCGCGGCGATGCGCTGGCCGATCGAGCCGTGGGGCCTGGAGCCGAACCGCGCGACGTTGGCCATGAACCGGCTCTCGGCCGATGCGCCCAGGTGGCCGCCGGTGTCCTTGCGGTCGTCGACGTCGAGCTCGACGAAACCGAAGAGCGGGCTGGGCCCGAAGCGATAGGGGTCGAATGGCTGGCCGCTCAGGCCCAGCGTGCCGGGCGGATTGACGAGGCCATCGAGCACGAGCTGCACGCGGAAGATGTCCGAGTCGCGGCTCTCGACCAGCACGCCCGAATATGGATCGATTGCCGGCGAGAACGGATCCCACGCGCCGACGCCCAGCGATACGACGTCGGGCAGCACGGCACCCGGATTGATCATGCCCAGGCCGCCGCGGTCGGTTGGCCGAAGCACGGCATCGCCCACCAGATCGTTCCAGATCTCCTCGAGCGGATCGGCGCGCAGCGCCGGCGTGATTGCGAGCGCCATCGCAACCACCGAGATGGGACATCGGGAGCGCTTCATGGCATGCTGAGCTCCCGCACCAGAGACTCCAAGCCGTACCGATCGATCCGATTGCGGATGCTGCTTCGTTGCATCTGCAGCAGACGTGCTGCGGCGGTGACGTTTCCATTGGTGTGTCGGAGCGCCTGCTCGACGAGTTCTCGCTCCACGGCTTCGAGCGTGCACGGCCCGCGCCGGAAGTCGAATCGGAGGCCTTCCGCACCGTCGTGCGTGTCAGCTTCGCGTGCGATCTGCAGGTCGGAAGGCTCGATGACGCGCGCCTTGCTTAGCAATGCCGCGTGCTGCATTGCATTGACGAGCTCACGGACGTTGCCCGGCCAGTCGTGTTCGCGGATGAGCTCCTCGGCCTCGTCACTCAGCGTGAGGACCCCACGGCCGAAGTGCTTGCCGAAGCCCTCAAGGGCCGATCGTGCAAGGGCGATCGCATCATCACCGCGGTGTCGAAGCGGAGGGATCGCCACCGTGAAGGTGTTGAGTCGGTAGTACAGGTCGCTGCGGAACGATTTGTCCTGCACCCGCGCCGGCAATTCCTGGTTCGTCGCGGCAATGACACGGGCTCGAACGCGACGCTCCCGCGTGCCGCCGACGCGCCGGAGGGTCGCGGCCTCGAGCACGAGCAGCAGCTTGCTCTGCAGCTCGAGCGGAAGCTCACCGATCTCGTCGAGGAAGATCGTGCCTTCGGCGGCCATCTCGAAGAGGCCCTCGCGCGCTTCCTTCGCATCGGTGAATGCCCCGCGCTCGTGGCCGAAGAGCTCTGCTTCGATCAGGTTCGCCGGCAACGCCGCGCAGTTCACGTGCACGAACGGCGACTGGCCCGATGGATCGGCCGCGCGGTGCAGCTCCCTTGCCAGGACGCCCTTGCCCGCGCCGGTCTCGCCGATGAGCAGCACCGTGGGCAGGGCCTGCGGCCCCTCGCCGGGGTCTGGCAACGGCAGCTGCGCCAGGCGGTGCACCATCGACACCGCTTCCTTCCACGCAGGGTGCTCGCCCACAAGGCCGTTGGCGTCCGCGGCCGATGGCTGGCTGGCCATGCGCTCGTGCAGCCGCAATCGCGCATCGCGCTTGCCGCGCTCGAGCGAGCGCTTCACGACCAGCGAGAGCTCGGCCACGCTGATGGGCTTGAGCAAGTACTCGTCGGCGCCCAGCTTCATCGCCTCGACGGCGGTCGCCACGCTGTCGTCCGAAGTCATGACCAGCACGCCGCCGGTGAATCCTTCTTCTCGGACCGACTTGATGAGCGTGAGCCCGCCGTCGCCAGGCATGCGAAGGTCGGTGATGATCAGATCGACGTGCCGCGATGCATAGACCGCAAGCCCGTCACGAACGGACTCCGCCTCGAGGGTGTCGTATCCCTCGCGGCGTAGCGTCGACGCAACGGAGTAGCGCAGGTCTTGATCGTCTTCAACAAGGAGGACTACGGCCATCGGTGGCCTCCGCGCGGCCATGCATGGCCCGCAAGGTGCTCATTCCACGGGAAGGGATACGGCGAATACCGCGCCGCGGCCCACTCCGGCGTCGCGAAGCCAGGCGTCGCCGCCGTGGTCCTTCGCCACCTTGTGCACCATTGCAAGCCCGATGCCATTCCCTTGCGACTTCGTCGTGAAGTAGGGCTGGAACAGATTGCCCTCGACCTCCGGCGGTACGCCCGGCCCGCCGTCTTCCACGTCGATGCCCCACGTACCGGGTGCCGCGGTACCGTTTTCGGACCACGCGTGCACGCGAATCGCGCCGCCGCTGGGCGTCACCTCGATCGCGTTCGAGACCAGCGCGACGATCGCCTGCTCGAGCTGGGACGGGTCGATCGAGACTGCATCGGGCGCGCGTTGCCCGTCGATCGAAAGCTCGATGCCCGAGGCTCCGGCCCGATCGGCCAGCGAGGCCAGCGACTCTTCGAGCCACTCGCCGGGGTTGACGCGGACGCGGTTGAGCTGCTCTGGCCTCGTGAGGTCGAGCAAGCGTTTGAGCCATACGTTCACGCGGTCGACCGTCGAGATGATGCGCGAGAGCTGCTCGGTCCGCTGGGGCGCATCAGGCTCGCTCTCGGCGAGCTCGGCCATCATGCGGATGCCCGACAGCGGGCTCTTGATGTTGTGGATGATGCGGCTCGTGGCAGTGCCGAATGCGGCCAGGCGTTCACGCTCGATGCGCTCGGTCTGCATCGACGAAATGGTGCCGGCCATGGCGTTGAACTCGGCCGCCAGTTCGGCCAATTCGCCCTTGCCGCGGACCTCGACGCGATACCCAAGCTCGCCCCTCGCGAATCGCTCCGTAGCGACGCGAAGCTCGGTGACCTGCAAGAGCACCCACCGCCGGACGAGCTGGACGGCCAACACCCCCGAGAGCACCGCGATCGCCACGCTCCCAGCCAGCGAGAGCAGCATCTTCTTCCGCACGTCGTCGGTGTGCGAACTGGCCCGTTGGGCGTTCTCGATAACGAGCGTCTCCGTGGCCTCAATCCGCTCATGGATGTCAAACAGCATGCCCAGTGCAACATCGCGATCGGCGTCGTCCCCCGTATCGAGCCAGGTACGCACGGCGTCCTCAGCACGCGCGATGCTTCGGGCGAGGTATCGAGGGACCCCCTGGCCCAGCACCACCTCCAATCGCTCGGCTGCAATGAGGTCGGCCGCGGCCTGCCGCGCTTCATCGCTGAGCTCGAGCAACGCAACACGATCGATGGATTCGGATCCGTCGCCGTTGCTCGAATGGGCTGGGCCGATGGCGGCCACCCGAGTACCTTGGGCTATGTCGTTGTACTGTGTTCCGGCGGCCCGTTTGGCGGTGCTGAGCAGGCTGAGGGCCCTCTCGGTAGCGCGCATGGGCTCGTCGAGTTGCTGTTCGAGGAACGCCAGCCCCCACAGCATGGTGGCAATGTTGATGACGACGACGACGCCCAATGCCGCCAGCAAGATCGCGAACCTGGTCTTTAGCGAGTGCCGTGCCATGTGACCAACCTGCGAGGGCCGCCCGCGGAGGAGATCGAGCATACCGATGCACCGCGGCGGGCTAGTGCCTGAGCGAGTAGTCCCACCGCCAGCCCGGCTCTTCCAGCGGCCGACGCGACGAATCGACGTGTCCGTCGAGGAACGCCACGTTGATGCCCGAGCCGTGACGTGAGGCGGGCATCCACAGCCGCCCGTCGTCGTACAACGAGTCGGCCTCCGTGGGCGGGGCCGAGTACACGGGCGTGACGCCGCGGCGCGTCGCCTCGCGGCCGTCGACGTCCCACGCCAGCGGCACCATCGACTCGTCGATTACCCGTTCGTTCAGGCACGTGCTCATGCTCCGACCACCCGGACCTTCGATCCGGTGCAGCCTGGCGTTGAAGGTGTACGAAACCGTGTCCCAACTCGCTACGCCGCCGCTCGAGCACGGTGCATCGCGCCGGAGCACGAGATCGCCGCGAACGGCCGCGCAACGAAGCGGAACGTCTTCAGAATTGCCGAGGGAGACCTGCGAGCGACCCTGCCCGTAGCGCCAGTACTCGTCGATGCCGTAGAGGCTCTCCTGGAACGTCTCGATGGCTACGTGCCCGTGACGCGAGCAGGGGTCGTGCGTCCGGCCTTCGTCGAGCGCGGGGTCGAGGAACATCCGCAGGTCGAACGCGACGTTGCGGAGGGACATCTGGCAGCGAAACGACCTCGACGCATCGATGGCGCTCGCGAGCACTGGGAGCAAGATCCCGAGCAGCACGGCGAGCAACGCCATCACCACGAGCGCCTCGAGCAGCGTGACGCCGCGGCTGGCCGTGCACCGTGCACGACGAATCTGCCTTCGGTTGAGCGCTCGGTTCTGCAACCAGGATCTCCGACGGGCCCTTGCTGACGATTATACAGCAAGAGGGGTGAAAATGGGCCAAAGATGTGATGCGGTGGTAAAACAGCGAAAATGGCCAAAAAGGGCCTATGGCGGCCACCAAGGGCCCGCGGTCCAGCACATCTAGGGGGCTCTGCGGGTCGGGCCGCTTTCCCTTGATCCGCTTGACGAGTTTCTTATTGGAGGTTCTCTGGGAAGAAATCGGCGCAAACGACACTGCGCTCATCGAGTGAGATCGTCTCTTCACACCACGATTCTTGTCCGGATCGACGCGCGCACCGAGGACCTCGGGCCGGCCGGTCCGCTTCACAACCTCGAGAATGAGCGCAACAGGACTCGAACCTGTGACCTCTGCCATGTGACGGCAGCGCTCTAGCCAACTGAGCTATGCGCCCGAGCCGGTGAGTATATCCGAGCCCTCTCCTCACGTCCCGGCAGATGGGCTCCGCCGCAGCGCCAGCACGGTCCGATCGTCGCTGGCCTCGACCCCGCCGGTGAAGCGTTCGGCCGCTTCCAGCAGGCCTTCGACGACCGCCTGCGGGCCGCTTGCGGCCAGCCGCTCAGCGACCTCGATCATCCGGTCGACGCCGAACTGCTCGCCTGTCGGTCCGCTCGCTTCGGCGATGCCATCGGTCGCCACCAACAGCAGGTCGCCGGGCTCGAGCGTGACCGAGCGCGCCGCGTACTGGGGCAAGTCGGCCAAGATGCCCAACGGCACCGTATCGGTCGTCAGGCGTTCGGCCCGGCCCGTCGACGCCCGAACGACGAGCTGAGGGTCCTGGCCCGCGCTCACCATCCGAACGACGCCGTTGGCTGCGTCGAGCACGCCCATCCACGCCGTCACGAACCGGCCGTCGGGCAGGTTCTCGTGCATGCGTTGGTTGAGCACGTCGGTGATGCGGACGACGTCGTGGTCGGGTTCGTGCTGCCACGCCAGCTTGGCCATGGCCTGGAGCTGCGACACCGCCAGCGCCGGACCGATGCCGTGGCCCGTGGCATCTGCGATCATCATCGAGACGGCCTTCCCCCCATCGAGACGCGTGAAGTCGAACGTGTCGCCGCCGGTCTCCTCGGCGGGGATGCTTTCGCCCGCCAGTTCGTATCCCGCCAGCGTCGGAAGCTCGCGGGGCAGCGCTGCCTGCTGGATTCGACGAGCCACGAGCAAGCCCTCGCGCATCTGGCGATTGAGTTGCTCCTGCACGCCCTCGAACCGGTTCATGAGCGCGTTGAGCCCGAGGCCCGAGATGCCCAGCACGCCCACGGCCGCGATGCCCGCGAACACGAGCACCCAACGCGTGCTCTCGCGTCCCACGTTGACGACGCTGCCCACGGGCTGGTGCACGAGCAGGCGGAGCCCGTCGTCGCCCACCGGCTGCGTGCCCACGAAGTGGAAGTCGCTGGTGAACTGCACGATGCCCGTACTCGGCATGCCGACGGCGCCCGCCTGCATGAGCGGGACCGACTGGTCACGATTTCCAAGGCTTTCCGCGAGTTCCTTCCCATCGAAGCTGAACTCACGCAAGCCCGGGTTCTCGCGGATCTCGGGATGACACAGCAGGCGCCCGCTGGGCTCGACCAGGCACACGAACCCACCGGCGAGAAGGCCGCTGAGCTCTTCATCCTCGATGATCCGCTGGAGTCGCTCCCACTGTTCGCTGCCGAACTCGACGTCGCCCATGGTCTCGGGCAGCAGCTTGGCGACGTTGGCGGCGATCTCGGCGTTCTGCTGTTGCACGAGGTCCTCGACCACGCCGGCGAACGACCGCTGGACCAGCCGGAACGTCGCGAACCAGCCGATGCTCAGCACGATGGCTTGCAACACGAGCGCCGACACGAGCAGCGCCCGGCGGCTCTTCGGCCGAGAGAGGACCCCGATGATCTTCGGACCGCGCGTACCAACCACCGATCGCCTCCCAAGACGCCTGGCGTGTTCGGTAGCCCCAATCGCGGCGGCCCGCAGACTGTTCCGCGAAAGCGAACCAGGCCGCGAGAGGGCGTCTCTTAAGAGTGCCGGACGTTCTCGCCGGTCTCCCGGAAGATCAGGTCCCGGCAGATGCCTGCCATGACGTCGGCGGTCCGCTCGAGTTCTCGGCCCACACGGAAGATGTACAGGCCCGCCAGATCGCCCTGCGGCTCGTTGTTGATGATGCCCAGGGTCTCGGAGAACAGCGTCTTCTCGAGATCATCGATGACCTCGTCCTCGGCGATGATCTCGCGAGCGGCATCGAGGTCTTCGTCGAGCACGGCCCGGAGCGTCTTGTGGCAGCAGGCGGGCACGCGGTGGGCCATCTCGATGAGCGACGTCGGCCAGCGCGGTTCGATCCCCGCCTTGACCATGCGCGACGCGCACTTGGCGATGCTGGTGGCGTGGTCGCCCACACGCTCGACCTGCGTGTTTACGCGCAGCACGAACAACACCTCGCGGAAATCGCTGGCGACCGGGTGCTGCATCAGCAGCAGGTCGAGGCACGCTTCCTCGATCTCCAGTTCCTGCCGATCGATGACATCATCCTGCTTGCGGACGGCCTTGGCCTGGGGCCGGTCGAGCCGCAGGAGGGCGTCCAGGGCCTGCTCGATCATGGCCGTCGCGTACGACGCTTCCTTGATGAGCTGCCGCTTGAGGCTGACGATCTGCCGCGGCAGGCCCTGCCCGCCGATCGGGCGATCGAATGCCGGTCGTGATTCCATCAGCAAGCCACCCCTCCGTGGTGCGGGGCAGAATTCGCGTGGCGGATGCCCCGGAGACCATCGGTGATTCTAGGCATGACGCTCCACCGGGCGTACGCTCCGGAAGATGTATTCGCCCTCGCATACGAGTGCCGAACGCCGGTCGGCGCCGTCCCACGACGCGCCGCAACCCGAGCCCGGGAACGGTTGCCTGACCGCCGAACGGACCGCGCCTGCCCCGCCTCAGCCCGCGCCCGCGGGGCCCGTTCGTCCGGCCCGAGACATCGAGATCGCGACGCCGCCGAGGCGGGGACGGCTGGCAGCCGCACTCGTGTCGGCGTGGAAGCGCTCCGTCCGACGCGTGCTCCGCCCAGCGCTCGTACCACTCGAAGATGCGATCGCCGGCGCCGGTGGGTGGCACGCGTGGCGCGGCGGACTCGACGGCAGCCTGACCAGCGCCATCGGCGACGTGCACATCGAACGACGCCTGCGCGACGAACTCGCGTACTGGGTGCGGGCCGTCAACGTGCCGGGCGCCCACGAGGCCATCGATCCAACGTACGGCGACTTCCACGCCGTCTTCGCCCGCTGGCAGACCGACCGGTGCAAGGAACTGGCCGACTGGCTGGGCGTGCCCGACGTCGCGGCATGGCAGCTCGACACCGCGGTGCTCGAGATCGGCGGCGGTCCACACCCCATGGTCGCCCAGGGCCGGTGGCGTCTCGCCGCGGCGGTCGACCCGCTCAACGACGGGTACGCCTCGTGCGAGCTGTTCCCGCCCGGTCCACTCGGCTTCACGCCCGTCGCCGCCTCGGGCGAGCAGATGCCCGTGACGAGCGCGAGCTTCGACGTGGTCGTGTGCGACAACTGCCTCGACCACGTGGCCGACCCGGGCCGCGTCGTCGCCGAGATCGCACGCGTGCTCAGGCCGGGCGGCCACGCCTGGATCCTGGTCGACCTGCGGACCTCGATCGACGACATGCACCCGCACGCCTTTACGCCCGAGCTGCTCGGCGCCATGCTCACGAGCCAGGGCCTCGACACGGTCCGCGAGCGCGTGGGTGAGCACGCCAGCCATCCGCTGGCCTACGGCGAGGTCCGCGTGCTCGCGCGAAAGCGCGATGATCGGCCGGGCTGAACGAGCCGCGTCTGGAATGCAAGCACAAACGAAAAACCCCCGGGCCTGGTGGCGGGCCCGGGGGCGGGTGGCGATCATCGGGACCGGGTGGTGGCGTGCCCGCCGTTGAGAAGGGGGCGGGCGTGATCCCGACGATCTGTGGGAGAGAAGGAGTTCTTCAGACCGACGCGCGCCCGCGTCGGCGCGTCGTCATCAGCTGCACCCCATGCTGTTGCCGCAGTTCAGGCACTTGTAGCAGGTGCCGTTGCGAACGGTGATCGTGCCGCACACGTCGCACGCGGGCGCGTCGGCCATGCTCTCGAGCATCGACGAGAGCTGCGCCGCCTCGCCGCTCTTGGTCTGGACGTTCGCCTGGCCCTGGGCCGAAGCCTCGACAGCCGGCTGGCGGTCGACGACGACCACCTCGGCGGCACGGTGCGCCTGGGCCGAACCCGTCGCGGCTTCCGAACGCTCCGGATTAGCTTCACGCGTCGCGCGTGCGGCGATCTCGACCCGCCCACCGGACCCCTCCGTGGGTCCGGCGAGCGAACGAATGCGGTCACTCGTCCCTGAGCTTGCGTCGGTCTTCGCGGCCTCGCCCGAGCCGCCACGCTTGGGCGTGTTGGCCTCGCGATAGCCCGGGATGAACTGGATGCCCAGCCAGCGGAAGATGTAGTCCACCAGGCTCTTGGCCAGCGGGATGTCGCGGTTGGTCGTCATGCCCGCCGGCTCGAAGCGCTGGTGCGTGAACTTGCGGACCAGGCTCTCCAGCGGCACGCCGTACTGCAAGGACACGCTCACCGCCGTGCCCAGGCTGTCCATCAGGCCGCCGATGGTCGAGCCTTCCTTGGCCATGGTGATGAAGAGCTCGCCCGGCATGCCGTCCTCGTACAGGCCCACCGTCAGGTAGCCCTCGTGGCCGGCGATGTTGAACTTGTGCGTGATCGACCCCCGCGTGTCGGGCAGACGACGACGCATGGGCCGGTGCACGATCCGCTCGACCGTCTTCACCGTCGCAGCCGCATCGGCCTTGCTGGCCTGCTCGGCCGCCGTCACGGTGAGCTCTTCGACCTCTTCGAGCGCCTCGG contains:
- a CDS encoding sigma-54 dependent transcriptional regulator; translated protein: MAVVLLVEDDQDLRYSVASTLRREGYDTLEAESVRDGLAVYASRHVDLIITDLRMPGDGGLTLIKSVREEGFTGGVLVMTSDDSVATAVEAMKLGADEYLLKPISVAELSLVVKRSLERGKRDARLRLHERMASQPSAADANGLVGEHPAWKEAVSMVHRLAQLPLPDPGEGPQALPTVLLIGETGAGKGVLARELHRAADPSGQSPFVHVNCAALPANLIEAELFGHERGAFTDAKEAREGLFEMAAEGTIFLDEIGELPLELQSKLLLVLEAATLRRVGGTRERRVRARVIAATNQELPARVQDKSFRSDLYYRLNTFTVAIPPLRHRGDDAIALARSALEGFGKHFGRGVLTLSDEAEELIREHDWPGNVRELVNAMQHAALLSKARVIEPSDLQIAREADTHDGAEGLRFDFRRGPCTLEAVERELVEQALRHTNGNVTAAARLLQMQRSSIRNRIDRYGLESLVRELSMP
- a CDS encoding HAMP domain-containing sensor histidine kinase, with translation MARHSLKTRFAILLAALGVVVVINIATMLWGLAFLEQQLDEPMRATERALSLLSTAKRAAGTQYNDIAQGTRVAAIGPAHSSNGDGSESIDRVALLELSDEARQAAADLIAAERLEVVLGQGVPRYLARSIARAEDAVRTWLDTGDDADRDVALGMLFDIHERIEATETLVIENAQRASSHTDDVRKKMLLSLAGSVAIAVLSGVLAVQLVRRWVLLQVTELRVATERFARGELGYRVEVRGKGELAELAAEFNAMAGTISSMQTERIERERLAAFGTATSRIIHNIKSPLSGIRMMAELAESEPDAPQRTEQLSRIISTVDRVNVWLKRLLDLTRPEQLNRVRVNPGEWLEESLASLADRAGASGIELSIDGQRAPDAVSIDPSQLEQAIVALVSNAIEVTPSGGAIRVHAWSENGTAAPGTWGIDVEDGGPGVPPEVEGNLFQPYFTTKSQGNGIGLAMVHKVAKDHGGDAWLRDAGVGRGAVFAVSLPVE
- a CDS encoding prepilin-type N-terminal cleavage/methylation domain-containing protein, whose product is MQNRALNRRQIRRARCTASRGVTLLEALVVMALLAVLLGILLPVLASAIDASRSFRCQMSLRNVAFDLRMFLDPALDEGRTHDPCSRHGHVAIETFQESLYGIDEYWRYGQGRSQVSLGNSEDVPLRCAAVRGDLVLRRDAPCSSGGVASWDTVSYTFNARLHRIEGPGGRSMSTCLNERVIDESMVPLAWDVDGREATRRGVTPVYSAPPTEADSLYDDGRLWMPASRHGSGINVAFLDGHVDSSRRPLEEPGWRWDYSLRH
- a CDS encoding PP2C family protein-serine/threonine phosphatase encodes the protein MVGTRGPKIIGVLSRPKSRRALLVSALVLQAIVLSIGWFATFRLVQRSFAGVVEDLVQQQNAEIAANVAKLLPETMGDVEFGSEQWERLQRIIEDEELSGLLAGGFVCLVEPSGRLLCHPEIRENPGLREFSFDGKELAESLGNRDQSVPLMQAGAVGMPSTGIVQFTSDFHFVGTQPVGDDGLRLLVHQPVGSVVNVGRESTRWVLVFAGIAAVGVLGISGLGLNALMNRFEGVQEQLNRQMREGLLVARRIQQAALPRELPTLAGYELAGESIPAEETGGDTFDFTRLDGGKAVSMMIADATGHGIGPALAVSQLQAMAKLAWQHEPDHDVVRITDVLNQRMHENLPDGRFVTAWMGVLDAANGVVRMVSAGQDPQLVVRASTGRAERLTTDTVPLGILADLPQYAARSVTLEPGDLLLVATDGIAEASGPTGEQFGVDRMIEVAERLAASGPQAVVEGLLEAAERFTGGVEASDDRTVLALRRSPSAGT
- the phoU gene encoding phosphate signaling complex protein PhoU, whose amino-acid sequence is MESRPAFDRPIGGQGLPRQIVSLKRQLIKEASYATAMIEQALDALLRLDRPQAKAVRKQDDVIDRQELEIEEACLDLLLMQHPVASDFREVLFVLRVNTQVERVGDHATSIAKCASRMVKAGIEPRWPTSLIEMAHRVPACCHKTLRAVLDEDLDAAREIIAEDEVIDDLEKTLFSETLGIINNEPQGDLAGLYIFRVGRELERTADVMAGICRDLIFRETGENVRHS
- a CDS encoding class I SAM-dependent methyltransferase translates to MSAWKRSVRRVLRPALVPLEDAIAGAGGWHAWRGGLDGSLTSAIGDVHIERRLRDELAYWVRAVNVPGAHEAIDPTYGDFHAVFARWQTDRCKELADWLGVPDVAAWQLDTAVLEIGGGPHPMVAQGRWRLAAAVDPLNDGYASCELFPPGPLGFTPVAASGEQMPVTSASFDVVVCDNCLDHVADPGRVVAEIARVLRPGGHAWILVDLRTSIDDMHPHAFTPELLGAMLTSQGLDTVRERVGEHASHPLAYGEVRVLARKRDDRPG